The Sorangiineae bacterium MSr11367 genome window below encodes:
- a CDS encoding discoidin domain-containing protein, with translation MFFGFCRRIGGASLLCAAACVGGDASEGGREPPALSALSVPGRGARVSFIEQEAEDAVTNGTALAKDRTRGTLAAEASGRRAVTLSGQGQYVEFTLTEPANAIAVRYSLPDSSDGSGIDATLSLYADGTKLRDLALTSRYSWYYGAFPYTNHPNEGNAHHFYEEARALLPSTLPPGTKVRLQIGPGNNAPSYTIDLADFELVPTPAAMPANALSVTDFGATPNDTADDSDAFDAAIASARNQGKEVWVPQGTFLVGRHVTVDRITIRGAGHWYTELRGARVGLYGKGEPDSCGTGGTSGASSNVKLYDFAIIGQVDRRLDCDQVNGIGGAMGGGSEIAGLWIQHTKVGIWLDGPFDGLSVRNNRIYDQTADGLNLHRGISHVTVSDNFVRNTGDDGLAMWSEPLANHDNTFSHNTVVAPILANGIGIYGGYDNNATDNVLAESQDAGGAIYVANRFSAVPLSGTTTLARNTALRTGVLDSNLHFGIGALWFDGRDSEMSGTIDVSDTDLIDNSYEAIQFLDKRVTNVHFRNVRIDGAGTFAVQVQAPGSASFSNVVATGVGHAGVYDCQGAGAFSIADGGGNSGWSSTYCGAWPTPVYHDGPVNLARGKPVEASSAVAGFPPSNANDGDFGTYWESTNNAFPQTLTVDLGAPESVSRIVLGLPSTWTSRTQTLSALVSTDGTSFAPILGARGVVFDPASGNTATLTFPATSSRYLRLEFTANTGWPAGQLSELEAYAR, from the coding sequence ATGTTCTTCGGGTTCTGTCGACGGATCGGCGGTGCGAGCCTGCTCTGTGCCGCGGCGTGTGTGGGGGGCGATGCAAGCGAGGGAGGGCGCGAGCCGCCGGCGCTGTCGGCGCTCAGCGTCCCGGGGCGTGGGGCGCGCGTCTCGTTCATCGAGCAAGAGGCCGAGGACGCGGTGACCAATGGCACCGCGTTGGCCAAGGACCGCACGCGCGGCACGCTTGCCGCGGAAGCCTCGGGACGGCGCGCGGTCACCCTGTCGGGGCAAGGACAATACGTCGAGTTCACGCTCACCGAGCCGGCCAATGCCATCGCCGTCCGCTACAGCCTCCCGGATTCATCCGACGGCTCGGGCATCGATGCAACGCTCAGCCTCTACGCCGATGGAACGAAGCTTCGCGACCTCGCGCTAACGTCCCGCTACAGTTGGTATTACGGCGCGTTCCCTTATACCAATCATCCAAACGAGGGAAATGCGCATCATTTCTACGAAGAAGCGCGTGCACTCTTGCCAAGCACGCTGCCGCCGGGAACCAAGGTTCGCCTGCAGATCGGCCCGGGAAATAACGCACCGTCGTACACGATCGACCTGGCGGACTTCGAGCTGGTCCCGACACCGGCGGCGATGCCCGCCAATGCCCTTTCCGTGACGGATTTCGGCGCGACCCCGAACGACACCGCGGACGATTCCGACGCCTTCGATGCGGCCATCGCCTCCGCGCGCAACCAAGGCAAAGAGGTGTGGGTCCCGCAGGGCACGTTCCTCGTGGGCCGCCACGTCACGGTCGATCGGATCACCATTCGCGGTGCGGGCCATTGGTACACGGAGCTGCGCGGTGCCCGCGTCGGTCTATACGGCAAGGGAGAACCCGACAGCTGCGGCACGGGAGGTACGTCGGGCGCGAGCAGCAACGTCAAGCTGTACGACTTTGCCATCATCGGCCAGGTCGATCGGCGCCTCGACTGCGATCAGGTCAACGGCATCGGCGGTGCGATGGGCGGAGGCTCGGAGATCGCCGGGCTGTGGATTCAGCACACCAAGGTGGGCATTTGGCTCGATGGCCCCTTCGACGGGCTGAGCGTCCGCAACAACCGCATCTACGACCAGACCGCCGACGGGCTCAATCTGCACCGCGGCATCAGCCACGTCACGGTGAGCGACAACTTCGTGCGGAACACCGGTGACGATGGCCTGGCCATGTGGTCCGAACCTTTGGCCAACCACGACAATACGTTCTCGCACAACACAGTGGTCGCGCCGATCTTGGCCAATGGCATCGGCATTTATGGCGGCTACGACAACAACGCCACCGACAACGTGCTGGCCGAGTCACAGGACGCCGGCGGCGCCATCTACGTGGCCAACCGCTTTTCTGCGGTGCCACTCAGCGGGACCACCACGCTGGCACGAAATACGGCGCTTCGTACGGGTGTGCTCGATTCCAATCTTCATTTCGGCATCGGTGCGCTGTGGTTCGACGGGCGCGACTCGGAAATGAGCGGCACCATCGACGTCAGCGACACCGATTTGATCGACAACAGCTACGAGGCCATCCAGTTTCTCGACAAGCGGGTGACCAACGTCCACTTCCGCAACGTGCGCATCGACGGCGCGGGCACCTTCGCCGTGCAGGTCCAAGCCCCCGGGTCGGCCTCCTTCTCCAACGTGGTGGCCACCGGGGTCGGACACGCGGGCGTCTACGATTGCCAGGGCGCGGGCGCCTTTTCCATCGCCGACGGAGGGGGCAACTCAGGCTGGAGCTCCACCTACTGCGGCGCGTGGCCCACGCCCGTTTACCATGACGGCCCGGTCAACCTCGCGCGAGGCAAGCCCGTGGAGGCCAGCAGCGCCGTCGCAGGCTTCCCGCCGTCGAACGCGAACGACGGCGACTTCGGCACGTACTGGGAAAGCACGAACAACGCGTTTCCGCAAACGCTGACCGTCGATCTCGGTGCGCCAGAATCCGTGAGCCGGATCGTTCTCGGCCTTCCCAGCACATGGACCTCGAGGACGCAGACCCTTTCCGCCCTCGTCAGCACCGACGGCACGAGCTTCGCGCCGATCCTGGGCGCACGCGGCGTCGTCTTCGACCCCGCCAGCGGAAACACGGCGACGCTCACCTTCCCCGCAACATCTTCCCGCTACCTTCGCCTCGAGTTCACGGCCAACACAGGATGGCCCGCCGGCCAACTCTCCGAACTCGAAGCGTACGCGCGCTGA
- a CDS encoding MetQ/NlpA family ABC transporter substrate-binding protein: MHTRSIDKSVTRRLFLSAVTALCTTLSLGACSKEENKAGAAASEGAAKASTAEAKADAPLKVGASPIPHADILRFVQEKLAEKEGLKLQIVEFTDYVQPNLALNDKQIDANFFQHVPYMEEFGKQRGIAMVSVAKVHIEPLGLYSKKVKALGDAPKGSIIAIPNDPTNAGRALHLLADNGLLTLKDGVPVNATVQDIATNPKGFKIKELEAAQLPRSLDDTSLSIVNGNYAIQVGLKPAKDALALEKGEGNPYANVLSVLKGQENEPRVQKLAKLLTSPEVKEFINKKYDGAVLAAF, translated from the coding sequence TTGCACACCCGATCCATCGACAAGTCCGTTACCCGCCGTCTCTTTCTCTCGGCCGTCACCGCGCTTTGCACCACCCTGAGCCTGGGGGCTTGTTCGAAGGAAGAAAACAAGGCGGGCGCAGCGGCGTCCGAAGGCGCCGCCAAAGCGTCGACCGCCGAAGCCAAGGCCGACGCCCCGCTCAAGGTCGGCGCCTCGCCGATCCCGCACGCGGACATCCTGCGTTTCGTGCAGGAGAAGCTGGCCGAGAAAGAGGGCCTCAAGCTCCAAATCGTGGAGTTCACCGACTACGTGCAGCCGAACCTCGCGCTGAACGACAAGCAGATCGATGCGAACTTCTTCCAGCACGTGCCGTACATGGAGGAATTTGGCAAGCAGCGCGGCATCGCCATGGTCTCCGTGGCCAAAGTGCACATCGAGCCGCTGGGCCTCTATTCGAAGAAGGTCAAGGCACTGGGCGACGCGCCCAAGGGCTCGATCATCGCCATCCCGAACGACCCCACCAACGCGGGCCGTGCATTGCATCTCCTCGCCGACAACGGCCTGCTCACCTTGAAAGATGGCGTCCCCGTCAACGCCACGGTGCAAGACATCGCGACGAACCCCAAGGGCTTCAAAATCAAGGAACTGGAAGCCGCCCAACTCCCGCGCTCCCTCGACGACACGAGCCTCTCCATCGTGAATGGCAACTACGCCATCCAAGTCGGATTGAAGCCCGCCAAAGACGCTTTGGCCTTGGAGAAGGGCGAGGGTAACCCTTACGCGAATGTGCTCAGCGTCCTCAAAGGTCAGGAAAACGAGCCGCGTGTGCAGAAGCTGGCCAAACTCCTCACGTCCCCCGAGGTGAAGGAGTTCATCAACAAGAAATACGACGGTGCCGTGCTCGCGGCGTTCTGA
- a CDS encoding amino acid ABC transporter ATP-binding protein, with the protein MSGASKGKTAVEIRGVHKSFGALHVLKGIDLTIDAGEVVCVIGPSGSGKSTLLRCVNLLEEPEEGHIFVNGVEITDPDVDLDAQRRKIGMVFQQFNLFPHLTVTENLTLPQRRVLGRAPEEAARVAEENLKRVGLAQKASAYPAQLSGGQQQRVAIARALAMHPELMLFDEPTSALDPELVGDVLAVMRMLAREGMTMMVVTHEMSFAREVADRVVFMDGGVIVEQGPGAQVIGNPSHERTRTFLSRVLDPAAVSL; encoded by the coding sequence ATGTCCGGCGCCAGCAAGGGTAAGACGGCGGTCGAAATCCGCGGCGTGCACAAGTCGTTCGGCGCGCTGCACGTCCTCAAGGGCATCGATCTCACCATCGATGCCGGCGAGGTCGTGTGCGTCATCGGGCCGTCTGGCTCGGGCAAATCCACGTTGCTTCGCTGCGTGAACTTGCTCGAGGAGCCCGAGGAGGGGCACATCTTCGTCAACGGGGTCGAGATCACCGACCCGGACGTCGACCTCGATGCGCAGCGCCGCAAAATCGGCATGGTGTTTCAGCAGTTCAACCTCTTTCCGCACCTCACGGTCACGGAAAACCTCACCTTGCCGCAGCGCCGCGTGCTGGGCCGCGCGCCGGAAGAAGCGGCGCGGGTGGCGGAGGAGAACCTGAAACGCGTGGGCCTCGCGCAGAAGGCGAGCGCATACCCCGCGCAGCTTTCCGGCGGGCAGCAGCAGCGCGTGGCCATTGCGCGCGCGCTGGCCATGCACCCCGAGTTGATGCTCTTCGACGAGCCCACCTCGGCGTTGGATCCCGAGCTGGTGGGCGACGTGCTCGCGGTCATGCGCATGCTGGCGCGCGAAGGCATGACCATGATGGTCGTCACCCACGAAATGAGCTTCGCGCGCGAAGTCGCCGATCGGGTCGTGTTCATGGACGGCGGCGTCATCGTCGAGCAGGGCCCGGGCGCGCAGGTGATTGGCAACCCGAGCCACGAGCGGACCCGGACATTTCTGTCCAGGGTGCTTGATCCCGCCGCAGTTTCACTGTAA